One window of Cydia strobilella chromosome 10, ilCydStro3.1, whole genome shotgun sequence genomic DNA carries:
- the LOC134744782 gene encoding uncharacterized protein LOC134744782 translates to MNKKRQFQPEILLPCEAEFEKMFYHNNTILPVTVLGQNGISADFYAELIKTYSGHMTLDVRRLSDYGEIASPITEYPVSLYKTSSSFKLMIIQNNKHANAVLKRGSAGEINVVLKDVHVCSGSNFETLKPQEKLFHVTVKNKEGKYSKNTFLRATPSGNYEFILEKEFEKLQKEIVNEFLGDINECPTYLSRSISGTFVIDFDEDSNCNSNCHKALLKKSDSGSVKLLVNVPDTKICKKHKLSTTNRTLFESLYEKLLTFSEDLVKESPKQKDLHRNLECGLKLDTTIRINIQDQSHFVAKLFVCLNKMSPGQYSVIFENKTEELFIGNLLTTWLGRLPIQKSTAKELTVYLNQAGEVKNQYGWLKMSYNGKILVVVDKPSESVQTDSAGCEKGMTTTCHLSTDC, encoded by the coding sequence ATGaacaaaaaacggcaatttcAACCAGAAATCTTGTTGCCATGTGAAGCAGAATTCGAGAAAATGTTCTATCATAACAATACGATTCTACCGGTAACAGTTTTGGGTCAAAATGGAATATCAGCAGATTTTTATGCAGAACTCATAAAAACATATTCTGGACACATGACTTTGGATGTTAGAAGATTGTCTGATTATGGTGAAATTGCAAGCCCAATTACAGAATATCCTGTATCGTTATACAAAACTAGTTCAAGTTTCAAGTTGATGattattcaaaataataaacatgcGAATGCGGTGTTAAAGAGAGGTTCTGCAGGGGAAATTAATGTGGTATTGAAAGACGTTCATGTGTGTTCAGGAAGTAATTTTGAGACCCTAAAACCACAAGAAAAACTGTTTCATGTAACAGTAAAAAATAAGGAAGGAAAATATTCTAAAAACACTTTTCTAAGAGCAACTCCCTCTGGGAACtatgaatttattttagaaaaggaATTTGAAAAATTGCAAAAGGAAATAGTCAATGAGTTTCTGGGTGACATAAACGAATGCCCCACTTACTTGTCTAGAAGCATATCAGGAACCTTCGTCATAGATTTTGATGAAGATAGTAATTGTAACTCAAATTGTCATAAAGCATTATTAAAGAAGTCTGATTCAGGAAGTGTGAAGTTATTAGTCAACGTTCCTGACacaaaaatttgtaaaaaacataaattatcaACTACCAATCGTACACTATTTGAAAGTTTATATGAAAAGTTATTAACTTTCTCGGAAGACCTTGTTAAGGAATCTCCTAAACAAAAAGATTTGCATAGAAATCTAGAATgcgggttaaaattagataCCACTATAAGAATAAACATCCAAGATCAGAGCCACTTTGTAGCTAAGCTTTTTGTCTGCCTAAATAAAATGTCTCCGGGACAATACTCTGTTATTTTCGAGAATAAAActgaagaattgtttattgGTAATTTGTTGACCACATGGCTTGGTCGTTTACCTATTCAGAAGTCGACGGCGAAAGAACTCACCGTATACTTAAATCAAGCGGGTGAAGTTAAAAATCAATATGGTTGGTTAAAAATGTCTTACAACGGTAAAATACTAGTGGTGGTTGACAAACCTTCAGAAAGTGTCCAAACTGATTCCGCAGGTTGTGAAAAAGGAATGACTACTACTTGCCATCTCAGTACCGATTGTTAA